A stretch of DNA from Halorubrum sp. BOL3-1:
CAAAGAACCCTATCTCGTCCGGCGATTATGTCTGATCAAAAATATCTATCTCGGTGATACGCTCACGGAAGCGGCGACACGTGTCGGCGTCACGACGCCGACCGCGAGCCGCTGGGTTGATCGCTGGAACAACGACGCTGTGGGCGGTCTTCGACCAGATTCTGGTGACGGGCGCCCACCAAAACTTGACGAGCACCAACGCGACCGGCTTCAAGAGGTCCTCAAACAGCATCAACCACTTACCACCCATCAAGTTCAACAGCTCATCGAAGATGGGTTCGATGTATCATACTCTCAGCGACATACATCGCGACTTCTCAATAAACTTGGATTAAATTATGCGATCCCGCGACCAGAGTCGCCAGATCGGCCTGACGACGCAGAAGAACAACTCGAAGAGCGTCTCGAGGCCGCTCTCGACGACCTCGACGACGATACAGTGACTGACGGCGGTGTCGTCGTCGGGTTTCTCGACGAAGCCTGGCCTCGTCCAACAGACAACAGCCGGCGGCTGTGGAGCTTCGGCCGACCAACCCTGAAAAAAGAGACGCCGACAGCGAACTTTGACGATGTCGTCTTCGGATTTTACGCATTGAACGGAACCAGCGTTGTCTCGTGTAAAGACGATCTGAGCAAGGAATCTGTGGGCGATTTTTTCCCTCAAGATACGTGAGAAGAACTCAGATCAACCGATCATACTCATCTGCGATAACTTTTCGTCTCACTTTGCCGAGTATGTCGATAAGGTAGTAAATAAACACGATCTACACAGAGTAGCACTGCCGCGGTATTCGCCGGATCTCAATCCGATCGAACAGATCTGGAAAAGCGTAAAACGTGATCTCTCACCGCTTGACGCGTCAGATCTTGAAAGGTATCGAGAACTGATCTGTTCGGTCTTTCACGACTACGCCGATCGGATAAGCTTCGCAGAATCATGGATAGATCGCTTCCTATCTATTCAAATATTATGACGATCACTAACGTCGTCCCCGCGCTCGACGTCGAGGTGCTCCGCCGGCACGACGACGTCCCGTTCGACGGCGACGACCCCGACGACATCGAGGACCTCGTGCTGCTCATGGAGGGCGACGAGGTGGTCGCGGGCTCGACGCTCGCGGCGCTCGGTGACGCGGTGCTTTTCGTCAACTCCGACCTGTACACCACCGGTAGCCGGTCGCTCGACGACGTCGATCTGCCCTCGGTGATAACCGAACTCGACGACGCGACGTTCACTCTCCGGGGGTATCCCGAGTCGAACCGGCAGAAGCTGCTTCTGATCGTCATCTC
This window harbors:
- a CDS encoding transposase, which gives rise to MCDNFSSHFAEYVDKVVNKHDLHRVALPRYSPDLNPIEQIWKSVKRDLSPLDASDLERYRELICSVFHDYADRISFAESWIDRFLSIQIL
- a CDS encoding IS630 family transposase; the encoded protein is MPGPSKDYLEHLSEEELDEAIDQAQSDKEPYLVRRLCLIKNIYLGDTLTEAATRVGVTTPTASRWVDRWNNDAVGGLRPDSGDGRPPKLDEHQRDRLQEVLKQHQPLTTHQVQQLIEDGFDVSYSQRHTSRLLNKLGLNYAIPRPESPDRPDDAEEQLEERLEAALDDLDDDTVTDGGVVVGFLDEAWPRPTDNSRRLWSFGRPTLKKETPTANFDDVVFGFYALNGTSVVSCKDDLSKESVGDFFPQDT